In a genomic window of Ipomoea triloba cultivar NCNSP0323 chromosome 3, ASM357664v1:
- the LOC116013605 gene encoding uncharacterized protein LOC116013605, whose product MAENKVPESCNSRKERQPISVPFVWEERPGVAKKDWKPVDKPVKKFVPPVKLVASIPFEWEEKPGTPLPSFPLPRPSVESSSQERIFGSVLPTRREAQGDGDDYWIGAGGGGGNDNSGHLWEAFCFESDDDSFSSAPSLLANGLISTWEISSAVPVEETVMKSPPSPVSETGSTSSYATGTTSLVGTAFLEKLFPLLSPELNSIEQQVSPRLEKGSSQNPEICDTGSDSDGNSSTIIRKPLLTLGDLIMMSRRRSYQRKANQMQRERMPMKFIERSAIGCCMFGVGRSVEGLHTKWKRQLQLL is encoded by the exons ATGGCAGAAAACAAGGTTCCTGAAAGTTGTAACAGCAGGAAAGAAAGACAGCCAATTTCTGTACCATTTGTTTGGGAAGAAAGGCCAGGAGTGGCAAAGAAGGATTGGAAGCCGGTTGATAAACCTGTAAAGAAGTTTGTTCCTCCGGTGAAGCTTGTAGCTTCGATCCCATTTGAGTGGGAGGAGAAGCCGGGGACGCCACTTCCCAGCTTCCCACTTCCACGCCCATCTGTAGAGTCATCTTCCCAGGAGAGAATCTTTGGCTCGGTGTTGCCTACCAGAAGAGAGGCTCAAGGTGATGGCGACGATTACTGGATTggtgctggtggtggtggtgggaacGACAACAGTGGTCATCTGTGGGAAGCTTTTTGTTTTGAATCAGATGATGACTCCTTCAGCTCAGCGCCCTCTTTGCTCGCTAATGGCTTGATATCAACCTGGGAAATCTCGAGCGCTGTTCCTGTGGAAGAAACTGTCATGAAAAGTCCACCTTCACCAGTTTCTGAAACAGGCAGCACGAGCAGTTATGCAACGGGCACTACTAGCCTAGTCGGGACTGCTTTCTTGGAGAAACTCTTTCCTTTATTATCACCTGAGTTAAACTCCATTGAACAACAGGTTAGCCCCCGCTTAGAGAAGGGCAGTTCTCAAAATCCAGAAATATGTGACACAGGTTCAGACTCAGACGGTAATAGCAGCACAATAATAAGGAAACCACTGCTAACACTAGGAGACCTTATAATGATGAGCCGAAGAAGAAGCTATCAGAGAAAAGCTAACCAAATGCAGAGAGAGCGTATGCCTATG AAATTCATAGAGAGGAGTGCTATTGGATGCTGCATGTTTGGAGTTGGAAGAAGCGTTGAAGGATTGCACACCAAATGGAAGAGGCAATTACAGCTTCTGTAA
- the LOC116014260 gene encoding protein YLS7-like has translation MTTASGKDSATGPYPRTLVSILISVGGLGVFLLLASSFLTSGPIASAVRGHYYGVDNSRKNSLVREDAGACVDPPRNVTGIDSQAKDSKLREFSSKSVEKEPVADGQLDGKKDATQLNNSECDLYSGKWIYDSTGPLYTNNSCPIITQMQNCQGNGRPDKDYENWRWKPTQCDLPRFNPKQFLELMRGKTLAYVGDSVARNQMESMLCILWQYETPKNRGNKKMQRYYFKSTSTMIVRIWSSWLVNQTSEPFDYAPAGVTKLHLDVPDEGFMEHIPQFDIVVLSSGHWFAKQSVYILNNEIVGGQLWWPDKSKPMKINNIEAFGISVETALTAMVAHPNYRGLTIVRSFSPDHYEGGAWNTGGSCTGKVKPAVDSELAENGFTNIMHEKQMAGFSRAIKKKTNKSEVKFMDITRVFGYRHDGHPGPYRSLDPNKITKRGPDGRPPPQDCLHWCMPGPVDTWNEMVFETIRREFQGPQTTPS, from the exons ATGACTACAGCTTCAGGTAAAGACAGTGCAACAGGACCCTATCCGAGGACATTAGTGTCCATTTTGATTTCAGTTGGGGGCCTTGGTGTGTTCTTACTTCTTGCTTCATCGTTTCTTACCTCGGGGCCTATTGCTTCTGCTGTTCGTGGGCATTACTATGGTGTTGATAACTCAAGAAAGAATAGTTTAGTCCGCGAGGATGCTGGAGCGTGTGTTGACCCTCCGAGAAATGTTACAGGAATTGATTCTCAAGCCAAGGATAGTAAATTGAGAGAGTTTTCTTCAAAGTCAGTGGAGAAAGAGCCTGTTGCTGATGGTCAACTTGATGGAAAGAAGGATGCAACTCAATTGAACAATTCAG AGTGTGATTTGTACAGTGGGAAATGGATTTATGATTCAACTGGACCATTGTACACGAACAACTCCTGCCCAATCATTACACAAATGCAGAATTGCCAGGGAAATGGAAGGCCAGACAAAGATTATGAGAACTGGCGGTGGAAACCAACTCAATGTGACCTCCCTCGATTCAATCCAAAGCAATTCTTGGAGTTGATGAGAGGGAAGACTTTAGCTTACGTTGGTGATTCAGTTGCCCGCAACCAGATGGAGTCCATGCTGTGTATCCTTTGGCAG TATGAAACTCCAAAAAACCGTGGGAACAAAAAAATGCAACGGTATTATTTCAAATCAACATCAACCATGATTGTGCGAATCTGGTCCTCGTGGCTGGTTAATCAAACATCTGAGCCATTTGATTATGCTCCAGCAGGAGTGACCAAACTCCACCTTGACGTTCCAGATGAGGGCTTCATGGAACATATTCCCCAGTTTGACATTGTTGTGCTCTCCTCTGGTCACTGGTTTGCGAAGCAATCAGTTTACATATTAAACAACGAGATTGTGGGGGGACAGCTTTGGTGGCCAGACAAGTCTAAACCGATGAAAATCAACAATATTGAAGCTTTCGGAATATCTGTTGAAACAGCTCTCACTGCCATGGTTGCACACCCGAATTACAGAGGTCTCACCATTGTGCGTTCCTTTTCACCCGATCATTACGAGGGAGGAGCGTGGAACACGGGAGGATCATGCACCGGGAAGGTCAAGCCAGCTGTGGATAGTGAATTGGCCGAGAATGGCTTCACCAACATAATGCACGAGAAACAGATGGCTGGCTTCTCTCGAGCAATCAAGAAGAAAACCAACAAGTCAGAGGTGAAATTCATGGACATCACAAGAGTGTTTGGGTATCGCCATGATGGACACCCAGGCCCCTACCGAAGCCTCGACCCTAACAAAATCACAAAACGGGGCCCGGATGGTAGACCTCCACCGCAGGACTGCCTGCACTGGTGCATGCCAGGTCCAGTCGATACATGGAACGAGATGGTGTTTGAGACTATACGGAGAGAATTCCAAGGGCCGCAAACTACTCCCTCATGA